Proteins from a single region of Candidatus Binatia bacterium:
- a CDS encoding DUF4242 domain-containing protein, with the protein MPRYLVERTFHEGLRIPLDSSGTRACVGVVDANAKHGVTWLHSYVSGDLRKTYCVYDGPSVEAIRAAARDSNLPLETITQVSVLDPYFYRPTD; encoded by the coding sequence ATGCCGCGCTATTTGGTCGAACGCACGTTCCACGAGGGTCTTCGGATACCTCTGGACAGTAGCGGTACGCGCGCCTGCGTCGGCGTCGTCGATGCGAATGCGAAGCACGGTGTTACGTGGCTTCACTCCTACGTCAGCGGCGACCTTCGAAAGACGTATTGCGTTTATGACGGGCCATCGGTCGAGGCGATTCGGGCCGCGGCTCGAGATTCAAATCTCCCTCTCGAGACGATAACGCAGGTGAGCGTTCTCGACCCGTATTTCTATCGTCCAACGGACTGA
- a CDS encoding DUF5995 family protein: MNLSAVDQELLQIVNGAGPITIADVVAKMEAINDALPSGDGLKWFNLLYLNVTQQVDEHPPPGGWEDTLWLTRLDVVFAQLYFAAIADWLRNSASAPDSWKALFESRLTSGIDRIQFALAGMNAHINHDLALALLQTNTEMNLTPLKQSPEHDDFENVNGLLEAVLPQALRFLATGVVGEAVQDTGEIGRFLAIWDVRAARDLAWDVSDSLRPLSGIERNVALAAQDQLTGVLGRSLLL; this comes from the coding sequence ATGAACCTCTCTGCCGTTGACCAGGAGCTACTTCAAATCGTAAACGGTGCTGGACCGATTACGATTGCGGACGTGGTGGCGAAGATGGAGGCAATTAACGATGCATTACCGAGCGGCGACGGTCTAAAGTGGTTCAACCTGCTCTACCTGAACGTAACGCAACAGGTGGACGAGCATCCCCCGCCAGGCGGTTGGGAGGACACTCTCTGGCTCACTCGCCTCGATGTTGTATTCGCTCAACTCTACTTCGCTGCCATCGCAGATTGGTTGCGGAACTCGGCCAGTGCGCCCGACTCATGGAAAGCGCTGTTCGAGTCACGCCTTACTAGCGGCATCGATCGCATTCAGTTTGCTCTAGCCGGCATGAACGCGCATATCAATCATGATCTGGCGCTAGCACTACTCCAGACCAACACCGAAATGAACCTTACTCCCCTGAAGCAGAGCCCGGAGCACGATGATTTTGAAAATGTGAACGGACTTCTGGAAGCCGTGCTTCCACAGGCATTGCGTTTCCTCGCGACTGGAGTAGTCGGCGAGGCGGTGCAGGACACTGGTGAAATCGGGCGCTTTCTCGCGATTTGGGACGTTCGCGCCGCCCGCGATCTGGCGTGGGACGTGTCTGATAGCCTTCGTCCGTTAAGCGGGATCGAGCGCAACGTCGCCCTGGCAGCACAGGATCAACTTACCGGCGTCTTGGGTCGGAGTTTGCTGCTCTGA
- a CDS encoding bacterial transcriptional activator domain-containing protein, which yields MVAHGTLADAFWPNIDTDTVGHRLHLAVSGARAALRQASGAFNPIRCANGAYGWHPSIIVRSDAMRFDECYNNCSPEAALEGVNLYAGEFLAGEEKDWIIPIRLRYASAYVAMLEYLAAEATRRGDHQTALRHALQLVETDRSHEGAARLSMCCLGRLGCRALALAQYEQLRSYLKMHLGVKPTEETEQLRSRILKGEPD from the coding sequence ATGGTCGCGCACGGCACCCTCGCGGACGCTTTTTGGCCGAACATCGATACGGATACGGTTGGTCATCGCCTGCACCTTGCCGTGAGCGGTGCTCGCGCGGCATTGCGCCAGGCGTCCGGCGCCTTCAATCCAATTCGCTGTGCAAACGGCGCCTATGGATGGCACCCATCGATCATAGTTCGGTCCGATGCGATGCGGTTTGATGAATGCTACAACAATTGCTCACCGGAAGCGGCGCTCGAGGGTGTGAACCTGTACGCTGGAGAGTTCCTCGCGGGTGAGGAGAAGGATTGGATCATTCCGATACGCTTGCGCTATGCTAGTGCGTACGTGGCGATGCTCGAGTATCTTGCGGCCGAAGCTACACGGCGCGGCGATCACCAGACGGCGCTGCGTCACGCCTTGCAACTTGTGGAGACTGATCGCAGCCACGAGGGCGCCGCCCGGCTCTCTATGTGCTGCTTAGGGCGACTTGGCTGTCGGGCGCTTGCGCTCGCGCAGTACGAACAGCTGCGGAGCTATCTCAAGATGCACCTTGGTGTCAAACCGACGGAGGAGACCGAACAATTGCGCAGTCGCATCCTCAAGGGAGAGCCCGACTAG